In bacterium, the sequence GCGGAGATCCGGCTCTTCGCCCGTCTCGCCGGCGTCGATCTCTCGGAAGCCAGAGACGAAGTCGGAGACTTCGCGACGCTCCAGCAGTTCTTCACGCGTGCACTCGCGGCCGGCGCGCGACGGATCGAGGGGGACGACGAGGTGCTCGTCTCGCCCTGCGACGGTGCGTGGGGCGCGGCGGGTCGGATCGAAGACGGGACGCTCCTGCAGGTGAAGGGGCGCCGTTACCGTGTGGCCGATCTGCTCGGACACGAGGCGTGGGCCGCAGGCTACGACGGGGGCTGCTATGCGACCCTCTATCTCTCGCCGCGCGACTATCATCGCTTCCACACCCCGGCCGCGGGCCGGATCATCCGGCTCGACTATCTGCCTGGCGCACTGTGGCCCGTGAACTCGATCGGACTGCAGGGCATCGACGGGCTCTTCGCGCGCAACGAACGGATCTGTGCCGAGCTGAGCGTGGACGGTTCCGCGGCAGGCCCCGGAATCCTGATGATCGCCGTCGGCGCGACGATGGTCGGGAGCGTGCGTCTCTCCTTCGACGAGCTCCGTACGAACGTGCCCGGCGGCACGCCGGTCACGCGGCGCCTCGAGCGGAACCCGCCTGCCTTCGCGCGCGGCGAGGAGTGGGGCCACTTCGAGTTCGGCTCGACGATCGTCCTGCTGACGCCGCCGGGCGGACCGACGATCGAGCCGCAGCCGGTCGGAACGCCGGTTCGCCTCGGGGAAGCGATCGGTCGCGTGCGTCCGGCGGGCTGAGCGCGGGCCTCAGATCGGCGGACGGGTCGGCAGCTGCTCGGAAAGCAGCGGCCAGACCCGCTCGATCCAGCGACAGAGTCGCGACCGGGTCTCGCGCGGATCGATCAGGTCGTGCACGCCGACGGCTTCCGCGCGTGGGAAGGGGCTGCGTCCCTTCGACATCGCCGCCTCGAGCTCGGCCCGCTTGGCCTCCGGATCGTCGGCTTCGGCGATCTGCCGCCGGAACGCGACGGCGACGCCGCCTTCGATCGGCAGCGCCCCCGACTCGGCGGAGGGCCAGGCGAAGACGGTCGCCTTCGGCCCCATGTGTGCGGCGGCGGCGACGCCGTAGGCCTTCCGGACGAGGACGGTGCACCAGGGGATCTTCGCCGTGACCACCCGGGAGATCAGCTCGACGCCGAAGCGGATGGTGCCACTTCGCTCGGAGGCGGGGCCGATCATGAACCCGGGCTCGTCGACGAGGGTCACCACCGGCAGATGGAACGTGTCGCAGAGGTCGATGAAGCGCTTCACCTTGAGCGATCCCTCCGCGTCCATCGAGCCCGCATAGAAGTGGGGGTCGTTCGCGAAGACGCCGACGGGCTTGCCGTTCAGGCGCGCGAAGGCGGTGATCAGACCGCGGCCGTAGCCCTTCGTCATCTCGAACACGCTGCCCTCGTCGAAGACGGCCTTCAGGATCCTGCGCATCGCGTAGACCTGCCGGCGTTCGCGGGGGATCACGTCGAGCAGGAACGCCTCGCGGCGCTCGGGATCGTCGCTGCACTCGACCACCGGCGGGAGCTGCATGACGTTGGTCGGCAGATAGGAGAGGAAGCGCCGGATCTGTTCGATCGCGTCCTTCTCGTCCTTCGCGACGTTGTCCACGACGCCGGAGCGCCCGTGGACCTTCGCCCCGCCGAGCTCGTCCTTGGTCAGCGTCTCGCCGAGGGCGCGCTCGACGAGCGCCGGGCCCCCGATCAGGACCTGCGCGGTGTCCTTCGTCATGACCGAGAAGTGGGAGGCGGCGAGTCGCGCCGCCGGGAAGCCCGCGACGGCGCCCACGGCGGCAGAGGCGACCGGTGCGATCTGCATGATCTGGGCGATCGACAGGAAGCGGGAGGTCGAGAACACGGGATCGCTCGTGGTCTTCGAGGGCGTGGGCCGCTTCGGGCCGCCGGTGCCGGCGACGCTGCCCCCGCCGCCTTCCAGGAAGCGGACGAGCGGCAGACGGAGGTCGATCGCCAGGGTCTCGGACCACACGCTCCGGCGCAGGCCCGCGGGCGAGGGCGAGCCGCCGCGTTGGGTGAAGTCCTCGCCCCCGACGACGATCGGGCGTCCGTCGAGCTCGGCGAGGCCGAGCAGGTAGTTCGCCGGGTGGAAGGCGACCGGCTCGCCGTTCTCGTCGCGCTCGGTCTCGCCCGCGATCGGAGCCTGCTCTTCGAGGCTGCCTTCGTCGACGAGGGCGGCCACGCGCTCGCGAACGGTCAGCCGGCCGCGCTCGTGCTGACGGGCGACCGCCTCGGGGCCGCCCATCTCGCGGGCGGCGATCCGACGCGCTTCGATCTCGTCGACTTCGGGCTTCCAGCTCATCAGCGTCCGTGCTTCTCGTGGCGTCGTCTCGTGGCGTCGTCGCGGTCCGCGGCTCAGAAGCGGAGCAGCTCGACGTCGAGGGAGGCGAGATCGATCATTCCGACCGCGTTGCGCCCGGCGAGGAACCCCGCGCATTCGCCCGGGTTGAAGAAGAGGGTGTCGTTCTGCCACTCGTGGCGGTGACGATGGGTGTGGCCGTGGACGACGAGGTCGATCCCCTCGGTCGTGTCCGGATCGACCAGGGCGTGCAGCTCGGGATCGTGCACGACCAGGATCCGCCGTGCGGCCCATTCGAGGACCCGCGGCGGCTCGACCAGATCCATGCCGAAGGCGCTCGCGTGCTCGGTGAGCACCGGGCGGGTCGACGCGTCGTTGTTTCCGAAGACGCCGGCCAGCGGCCGATCGAGGCGTGCGAAGCGCTCGAGCACCGTGGGCTGCGTGATGTCGCCGGTGTGGATGATCCGTTCGACCCCGGCCTCGGCGAAGAGGTCGACGATCCGTCCGACGTTGACGAGCTGATCGTGGGTGTCGCCGACGACGCCGATTCGCATGGCGCGGATCCTAACACGAGGATTCGGGCCGGGCGGCGACCCGGCGTCGCTGTGGTTCGGCAGGCATCTCCGGGCGAAGCCCGAGGCTGGCCTCGGCTCAATCCCCGCGCGGACCGCGCGATTTCCCCGGGGCGTGTCCCATCGCCTCAATCGGCTCCCAGGACGGTCGATGGGAGTGAAGGGCGCGCGGAGGCTCGTCCGCAGGTCCGACCAGCCATCCATCGAGGGCATTCGTGAGTCAGGGAACCTTCGTCGGTCGTCAGCCGATCGTGGACCGGGAACGACGCGTCGTCGCCTACGAGCTCCTCTTTCGGAGCTCCGCCGAAGCGAACTTCGCCGACTTCGACGAAGTCGGGCGCGCCGCGGTCCGCGTGATGGTCAATACCTTCGCGGCCCTCGGAATGGAAGCGGTCCTCGGGCACGCCCGCGGATTCTTCAACGTCAACCACGAGGTGCTGCTCTCGGAATCGCTCGAGGCGCTGCCGCGGGATCGGGTCGTGCTCGAGGTCCTCGAGGACGTCGAGCCGACCGACGAAGTCCGGGCGCGCTGCCGCGAGCTGCACGAAGCCGGATTCACGATCGCCCTCGACGATTGGGTCGTGGACGATCCACGCGAGAGTCTGCTCCCGTGGGCCTCGGTGGTGAAGGTCGATCTGCCGGCGATCCCGCCGAAGGCGCTGCGCAAGCTCACCCGGAGCCTTCGTGAGCGCGACGTTCAGCTGCTCGCGGAGAAGGTCGAGACCGCGGAGGAGTTCGAGGCCTGCCACAAGCTCGGCTTCGATCTCTTCCAGGGCTTCTTCTTCGCCCGGCCGATCGTCCTCGAGGGCGCGGACATGGATGCGGCGAAGACGATTCTCCTCAAGCTGCTCCAACAGATCAGCTCGGGTGCGGAGACGGCGAAGATCGTCGAGACCTTCAAACAGGACGCGAAGCTCGGCTTGAACCTCCTTCGTCTGGTGAATACGGCCGGACGCGCCGCCCGCGTCCGCCTCGACACGATCGAGGCAGCGGTGCGCCACCTCGGCCTCCAGCAGCTCGGCCGCTGGTGCGCGATCCTGCTCTATGCGCAGGGACCGGACGCCGACCTGCGCTCGCCGCTGCTGGTGACGGCAGCCCACCGCGGTCGCTTGATGGAGCTCGTGGTCGGCCACGCCTCGTCGCACCACGATGACGGCATCGTCGCCGAGCGCGCATTCCTCGTCGGGATGCTCTCCCTGGCGGACGCTCTTCTCGGGCGACCGATCGAGTCCCTGGTGAGCGAGCTGCGGCTCTCCGACGTCGTCGGCCGCGCGCTGACCCATCACGACGGCGACCTGGGGCGGCTGCTCTCGATGGCGATCGCGATCGAGGCGGGCGACGTCGCGAAGTTCGAGCCCGAACTCGCCGAGCGCGACCTCGACTTCGACTCGCTCCAGGCGATCGAGAACGCGGCCTACGCCTGGGTGCACGGTCTCACCGCAGCGGACTGACGCCACCGGTCGCCCGATTCGAAGCGTCGGGAGAACCACGCGCCTCGAGCGCGATTCCGGTGCACTTCGCGTGCATCCGCACGTCCTCTCTTCGCCCACGCGCGGCCTTCGGGTATGGTTCGAGCGTGCTCACGGGTCTCCTTCTCGTCGTGCTCGCTGCGGGCCTCGCGGTCTTCGTCCACCGACGAGGTCTCGCCGGCTACGCGCCCGCGCCGGCGGGGCTCGCCGTCCTCCACCGCGGGGAGGCGGCGTTCATCCAGACCGTCGCCGAGGTCCTCTTTCCCGCTGGCGGGGGCATGGCGCTCTCCGGTGCCGAAGCGCAGCTCGCCCATTCGGTCGATCGCCATCTCGCGGCCCTTCCGCAGACCCAGCGCGTGCAGATCCGCCTGCTCTTCCACCTCGTGGAACACCTGACACTCTTCATGCCGGGGCACGAGCCCGGCGGACGCCAGCGCTTCTCGAGCCTCTCCGCCGCCGCCCGGGTGAACCTCCTCGAGCGACTCGCGAGCCATCCCCGGAGCGGGTTCCGACTGCTCTTCACCGCGCTCCGCTCGGTCTTCGTGCTCGCCTATCTCGGGCATCCCGGCAATCTGCACGGGCTCGGGCTCGCGCCCTTCGAGATCGAGCCGGTGGTGAGCGACGCGGAGGTGCTCTTTCCGCGGGTCGGTGCGTTGCCGAGCTCGATCGCCTTCGGCGCCGACGACCGAACCGATCCCGCCGCACGGGCGCCCCTCGATCCGCGGGGCCCGCGCCACCGCGCCTATTCCCGCTCAGGACAGCGCCGCGCCGCACAGGCGGGGAGGGGAGAAGCGTGAGTCCGCTCTCGGCCGAGCAGCTCGGGAGCGCGCGCGAGCGCGTACGGGTCTTCGGCCAGTACGACCACGCCTTCGACGAGACATGCGACGTCGTGGTCGTGGGCTCGGGGCCGTCCGGCTCGGTGGCCGCCTATGAGCTCGCCGCGGCCGGGCACGACGTGATCCTGCTCGAGGAGGGGCCGCCCTTCACGACCCGCGACCTCGAGCTCGACGGCAACCTGTCGATGACCCGGACCATGCGCGAGGGGGGGCTGCGCATGACGCGCGGGACGACGATGCCGACGATGCAGGCGGTCGCCCTCGGTGGAGGCTCGCTCGTCAACTCGGCGATCTGCGTCCGTCCGCCGGATTCGGTGTTCGAGCGCTGGTCGTCACGCTACGACCTCGAACGAACGGATCGCGCGCACCTCGATCCGCACTTCGACGCGATCGCGGACTTCCTGGGGATCGCGCCGACCCCGGACGAGGTACAGGGCAAGCGGAATCTGCTCTTCCGCGACGGCTGCGACGCGCTCGGGATCGCCTCGGAGCCGATCGCCCGCAACGTGCGCCACTGCCGCGGGAGCGGCGAGTGCTTCACGGGATGCCGCAGTCGCGCCAAGCAGAGCATGGACGTGAGCTACGTGCCCGCCGCGCTCGCCGCCGGGGCCCGGGTCCTCACCAGCGTCCAGGTCCAGGAGATCAGGCGGCGTGGTCGACGGGTGACCGGCGTGTCGGGCCAGGTCGTCGCGCCGTTCTCCCAGGGCCGCGCCTCGGGTCGAAGTCACGCGTTCCGGATCGAGGCGAAGGCGGTCGTGCTCGCAGCGGGCTGCACCGCCACGCCGGTGCTCCTGCAGCACAGCGACGATCTCGCGAACGCCTCGGGCCAGGTCGGCCGCAATCTCCAGTTCCATCCGGGCGTCGCGATCGCGGGGGTCTTCCCCGAAGCGATCGATTCCCAGTTCGGCGCGACCCAGGGCTATCAGTCGCTCGCGTTCCTCGACGAGGGCTTCAAGCTCGAGACCCTCTGGGCGCCCCCGCCGCTCCTCGCGATCCGGTTTCCCGGGATCGGTGCGGATCTCCAGGCGCGGTTCGCGGAGCTGCCCCAGATCGCGATCTTCGACGCGATCGCGAGCGCGAACCGCTCCCTCGGCCGCGTGAAGAAGCGCTTCCGCAGCCTCGAGCCCGTCCTGCAGTGGCGGCTCCACCCCGATGACGCGCAGATCCTGCGGCGGGCGCTGCACGTGATCGCGCAGATCTTCTTCGCCGCCGGCGCGAGCAGGATCCTGCCCGGGGTCGGGGGGATCGCGGACGTGATCCACTCCGCAGAGGATGCGGCGATCCTCGATTCGTCGGCGGTGAAGCCGTCGGGCCTCGTGATGGGCGGCAATCACGTCTTCTGCACGACGCGCATGCACGGGGATCCGACCAAGGGCGTCGTCGACGAGGACGGGAGAGCGCACGACCTCGAGAACCTCTACATCGCGGATACCGGGATCTTCCCGCAGTGCCCCTCGGTGAACCCCATGTTCACGGGGATGGCGCTGGCGCGACGGCAGGCCCGGCTCCTCTCCGAGAGGCTCTGACCGGCAGCCCGCGGGGATGTCGCGGTTCCCATCCGACCGTGATCCGCATCGCTTCAGTGGGCCAGGTGAGTCGCCGATGCAGTGACCATGAAGCTCCACTCCGCGGAACCGCACGCCCGCTTCGGGCTCGCCGGGATCCTGATCCTGGTCCTGCTCGCCGCGCCCGTCGCCCTCGCCGACGGCGAGCGTCGGCTCGCGAGCGAGAGCGGTCACTACCGCGGGGAATGCCGCCGCCTCACGAAGCAGCTGACGCACTTCGAGGAGACGGTCCTGCCGATGGCGATCGCCCGCGGCAACCGTGGCTGGGAGCAGGCGACGAACGACCAGATCGAGCGACTCTGGAATCGACGCGCCGACCTCTGCCCGGAATACGGCGCTGAGCGGAGCTTCATGAGGAAGGCGGCCGACCAGACCCGCCGCTTCAACAAGCTGATGGCGTCCGCGGGTCGCGCCGCACTGGCGTTCTTCACCGGCGGCGCGGCCGGCTTCTAGCCGCGCGGGCGGTCGGCTATTCTCGGCCGGACCGGAACCGATCGTTTCGGGCGTCCTCCCACTGGGTGGGCCGCTCGGTCTTCGAGCGGAGCAGGGCGGAGGCCTGGATGAAGCGGAGCGCATGGGGACCGGGAAGCGGCCTTCGCCGGCGCGTCGTCTGGCTCCTGGTCACGGCCGCGCTGATGCCCGGAATCGCTATCGCGGTCGGCGACCGCGGCGCGGACGGCGAGTTCGCCCGGCGTGACTCGTTCCACTTCACGCTCTTCCAGGACGTGGACATCGACGAGAGTGCCGGCCTCTACGGCTCCCGGAAGTTCGAGCAGGACCTCCTGCGCGAGCTCGAGGCCGCCTTCGATCGCCTCGACCAGATCCTCGGTCTGCGGCCGGAAGGCAAGCTCGTGGTCTACGTCTGGGACCCCGCGCTCTTCGATGCCGAGTACCGACACCTGTTCCGCTTCCCGGCCGCGGGCTTCTACGGCGGGGCGATCCACATCCGCGGCGATACGCGGATCACACCGGGGCTCGTTCGCGTGCTCCATCACGAGCTCGTCCACGCGGCCTTCGACGCGGAAGCGCCGCGCCTCGCGCTGCCCGCCTGGATGAACGAGGGGATCGCCGAATGGTTCGAAGCCCGGGCCCTCGGCAAGCGAAGCCTCGGCAGTCGCGAGCGGGCCGCACTCGGCGAGCTCGCGCGCGCCGGCCAGCTCTTCTCGCTGGCGGACCTCTCTACGCCGAGCCTGGGTCATCTCGGACCGGAGGCGGCCCGCGTCGCCTACCTGCAGGCCTACGCCTTCATCGACCACCTCGTCTCCACGCGCGGTGAAGGAGATCTGGTCCGATTCTGGAAGGCCGTGGTTCGCTCGCGCAGTCTGGATCGCGGGGCGAGACGAGCGTATCGCTCGGACGTGGCCGACCTCGAGTCGGCCTTCGCGCGGACGCTTCGGGGCTACTGATTCGCGATTGGAATCGTTTCGCCGGATCGATCGCGACGGGCCTCGATCCCGTTGCCCGGGACAGGGCCTTCCTCTAGCTTGCGCCCGTGCCCCTGGACCTGCTCGCGATTGCGCCTCCGCCGACCCCGCCGCGCAGCCCTGTTCGGGGCGCGGGGTTCGTTCGCAGGCTTCGCGGGGCCGCGCTGCTGGCGGGCGTCTCCCAGGTCCCGGCGAGGGCCTTCTTCCTGGCGGGGGCCTTCCTCCTGGCAGGGGCCTTCGCTCTCCTGACGGCGGCCTCCGCGACCGCGGAGGAAGTCGACGCCGGCGAGGACTCCGCGCCTTCGGAAGCGCCGGCGAGCGGATTCGGCCCGCCGCCCCCGCCGATGGGCGCGCGCTTCGCCGAAGCGCTCGAAGGGGACCGGATCCGGGTCGGCTACAGCTTCGAGCGGATCCGACTCGCGGGATTGCGGACCGGCGACGACCACCTCACGCCGGATCAGGTCCGGGCCTTCGGTTTCCCCGAGACGCCGCGGTCGCTGGAGAGGACGCTGCACACGGTCACGTTGGCCTACGCGGCCCATCCGCGGGTCACGCTCGTGGTCGAGATTCCTTTCGTGCAGAACGAATACAAGCGCTTCGACGTGACGTCGGGACGCCGCCAGCATCAGGCGGAAGGGATCGGCGACGTCGGCTTCTCGATGATCATTCCCTTCATCCGGAAGGGCTTCGAGAGTACGCAGGTCCACGTCGGTTTCGACGTTCCGACCGGGTCGATCCGCAAGAGCGCCGAGGGGCGCCCCTTGCCCTACGCGGTGCAGCCCGGGAACGGGAGCGTCGATCTCGAATGGGGCTGGACATACAAGGGAGAGCTCGATCGCTTCGCGTGGGGCGGGCAGGTCGGCGGGCGTCATCCCGTCGGTCGCAACGGCCGCGACTGGCGCGGGGGCTCGCGCTTCACGGGCCGGCTCTGGGGCGTCGTCCGCGTGCTGGGGGGGCTGAGTGCGTCGTTGCGGGCGGACTGGGAAAAGCAGAACGAGATCGATGGGTTCGATCGTGATCTTCAACCACCGATCGACCCTTCCGAGGACCCGGAGCTGCAGGATGGGATCCTGCTCGCCGTGGCGCCGGGGCTCAGCATGGAGGTGCCGGCCCTGGCCGGGCAGCGACTCGGCGTGGAGGTCGGCATTCCGATCTACCAGGATCTGGACGGGCCCCAGCTCGAGCGCGACTGGACCTTCAAGGCGGGCTGGCAGTGGACGTACTGATGGGCCGTGGCGCGCTTCGTGCCTTCGCGGCGACGACGGTGCTCCTCGCTCCCCTCGTGCTCGGATGCCCACAGGAAGAGGGCGGTCCGGGTGTCTATGACGCTCGAGGCGTCGTGGAAGACGTCGACGTCGAGGGGGCGCAGGTCCTGATCGACCACGAGGACGTGCCGGGGCTCATGCCTGCGATGACGATGAACTTCGCGGTGCCCGACGAGGCGGTCCTCGAGGGACTCGCCGCGGGTCAGGTGATCGAGTTCGAGATGCGCTTCACCGGGCGCAGCTACGAGGTCGAGTCCTTCGAGGTCGTGGGCGAGGCGCCCTTCGAAGACGGTTGGCGGCGGCTCGGAGAGGCCCTCGTGCGGACGAACCCCGTCCCGGCCTTCGAGCTGATCGACCAGGCCGGGCGCACGGTGACCGAAGCGGACTTCGCCGACCGGGTGGCCCTCGTCGACTTCATCTACACCGAGTGCCCGGGCCCTTGCCCGATCCAGACCTCGAGCCTCGTCGCTCTCCAGCGTGAGCTTCCCGCGGACGTGCGCGACCGGATCCAGTTCCTCTCGTTCAGCCTCGATCCCGGAGTCGACCGGCCCGAGGTCCTCGAGCGCTACGCGACCGAGCGCGGCGCGGACCTCGCGCGGTGGTCGTTCCTGACCGGCGAGGCCGAGCCGATGGCCTCGCTGGTCCGCCAGTGGGGGGTCGGATCGCTGCGCCAGCCGGACGGCTCGATCGATCACACGTTGATGCTCTTCGTCGTTCGGGCCGGACGCGTGATGGAGCGCTACACGCTGGAGCAGGCCCGGGACGGCACGCTGCTCGCGGATCTCGTCACGCTCGCGAAGATGCCGGCCGAGCTTCCGTCGTCCGTCCCGACCGGGAACGACGCGGACCATGCCTCCGATGCCTCCGATCCCTCGGATGCCTCCTCCGACGGAGCGGGAACGAACGCCGACCACGACGGGATGCATGGCTCGTGATCGACGACGTCCTGGTCGTCGGCGCCGGGATCATCGGCCTCTCCGTCGCCGATGCCCTCGCGCGGGAGGGGCTGCGCGTGCGCGTGCTCGAGACCGATCGGGTCGCGGGCGGTGCGTCGGGTGCGGCGGCGGGGATGCTCGCCCCGCTGAGCGAGGCGCTCCTCCACTCGGACGAGGACCCGGCGACGAATCCGCTGGTGGCTCTCGGTCTCGAGAGCCTCTCGCGCTTCGAGTCGCTGTGCCGACGGCTGCGCGACGAGACCGGCATCGATCCGGAGTTCGAGCGCTCCGGCCTCTGGCGACCGGTCGCGACCGAAACGGAGCGGCGCGAGGCGGCTGCGGGCTTCGCGCGGATCGGCGACCGCGCGGGGGCCGTCGAATGGTGTGACGGCCGCGAGCTGGTCGACGAGCTGCCCGGACTGTCCCCCAGGATTCCGGGGGCTTTCTTCTCACCGCTCGAGTGTCACTTGAGACCGCCGCTCCTGGCCCGGGCGACCGCCGCGGGGCTCCGAGCACGCGGCGTCGAGATCGACGAGGGGGTCGCGGTCCATCGTCTGCGCACGGCCGCCGGGCGGGTGGAGGGCGTCGAGACGAACGCGGGACTGCGACGGGCCGGCCAGGTCGTCGTCGCCGCCGGCCCGTGGACGCCGACGCTGCTCGAGCCCGTGATCGGCCGCGAGTCGCTTCCGCGGATCGAGCCGGTGCGCGGCCAGATCCTCGTCCTCGAGCCGCCGCTGCCGGCGGGACGCCGGATCGTCTTCGGCCCCGACGTCTATCTCGTCCCCAAGCGCGACGGGTCCTGGGTCGTGGGCGCGACCCAGGAGCGGGTCGGATTCGATCGACGGGTGACCGCGGAAGGCGTCTCCCGTCTGCTCGATCGGGCGCGCGCGCTCTTCCCCGCGATCGAGTCCGCGACCTTCGGACGTGCGTGGGCGGGACTGCGTCCGGTCGACGCGGAGGGTTGGCCGCGGGTCGGGGCGACCGGGATCCAGGATCTCTTCGTCGCCGCGGGTCACGGGCGCAACGGCGTCCTTCTTTCGCCGATCACCGCCGAGCGGTTGCGGGACGTGATCACGGGCAAGCGACCGATGACCCACGACGCCTTCGCGCCGGAAGGATCGGCGCCCGGCTAGGCCCGACCGGCCACCCGAATTCCTTTCGCTTCTCTTTCGTCTCGAGGGAACCGCCGCTAGATTGGCCCTTCCGGTCGACGGAGGGGGGAGCATGGACGCGCAGGGGAAGGATCCGCGGTCCACCGTCGATCACGCTGGCGCCCTCGCCGACTTCCACCCCGCGGTGAAGCGTTGGTTCGAGGGGCGCTTTCCGCAGGGGCCGTCCGAGCCGCAGGCCGGCGGTTGGCCCGCGATCCGTCGGCGCGAGGATACGCTGATCGCGGCGCCGACCGGCACGGGCAAGACCCTCGCGGCGTTCCTGGTCTGCATCGACGGCTTCTTTCGTTTTCGCGCCCGGGAGGGCGCGAGGACAGGATGTGGCAAGGCGGTGGACTCGGGCGCCGAGAGCGACGCGCCGTTCCGGCTCGATGGGGGGCCGCCGGTGCCGCGGGGGCAGAAGGGGGTCGAGCGGCCGACGGGGGTGGAGGTGCTCTACGTCTCGCCGCTGAAGGCGCTCGCCGCGGACATCCAGCAGAACCTCGAGACGCCGCTGGCGGAGATCGGGGACGTGGCGCGGTCGATGGGCGTGGTGCCGCCGGAGATCCGCGTGGGCATGCGGAGTGGCGACACGCCGGCGTCCGCCCGGGCGGCGATGCTCAAGAAGCCGCCGCAGATCCTGGTGACGACGCCGGAGTCGCTGTACCTGCTGCTCACGTCGGAGCGGGGGCGCGAGATCCTGCGGCCGGTCCGGACCGTGATCGTCGATGAGATCCACGCGATGGCCCGCGACAAGCGGGGATCCCATCTGGCGCTCTCGCTCGAGCGGCTCGACGCCCTCTGTGACGAGCGGCCGACGCGCGTCGGGCTCTCGGCGACCCAGAAACCGATCGAGCTCGTGGCGAAGCTGCTCGTCGGCGTCGGTGGCGATCGCACGCGCCCCGACGGCCGACCGAAGTGCACGATCGTGGACGAGGGCCACAAGCGCGCCCTCGACCTCGAGCTCGTCCTGCCCGGGAGCGAGCTCGAAGCCGTCGCCTCCGGCGAGCAGATGGGCGAGGTCCTCGACTCGATCGCCGAGCAGGTCGAACACCACCAGACGACCCTCGTCTTCGTGAACACGCGCCGCATGGCCGAGCGTCTTGCCCACCAGCTCGCCGACCGGCTCTCTTCGGTCGGAGGAGAGGAGAGCGTCGCGGCCCATCACGGGAGCCTCTCCCGCAACCGGCGTCTGCGCGTCGAGACGGCGCTTCGTGAGGGCCGGCTCCGCGCCCTGGTCGCCACGGCGAGTCTCGAGCTCGGGATCGACGTGGGCCCCGTCGAGCTCGTCTGCCAGATCGGCTCCCCACGCTCGATCGCGACGTTCCTCCAACGCGTCGGTCGCTCCGGCCACTTCCGCGGCGGCACGCCCAAAGGCCGCCTCTATCCGCTCACTCGGGACGAGCTCGTCGAGTGCGCCGGTCTGATCCGAGGGATCCGCAACGGTCGCCTCGACCGCGTGCTCCCGCCGGTGGCGCCCCTCGACATCCTCGCCCAGCAGATCGTCGCCGCGTGCGCGGCGGAGCCCTGGAAGGAGGAGGACCTCTTCGCGCTCTGCGCCCGGGCGGCGCCCTTCGAAGGGCTCACGCGCGAGACCTTCGACGAGGTCGTCGAGCTCGTCTCCGAGGGGATCGAGACCGGCCGCGGCCGGCGTGCGGCCTACGTCCATCGCGACCGGATCGGCGGTCAGCTCCGGGCACGTCGGGGGGCTCGGCTCGCGGCGCTCACCTCCGGTGGTGCGATCCCGGACGTCGCCGACTACCGCGTGATCGCGGACCCCGACGAGACCTTCATCGGCACCGTCGGCGAAGACTTCGCGATCGAGAGCCTGCCCGGCGACGTGTTCCTGCTCGGCAGCTCGACCTGGCGCATTCGCCGCGTCGAGGCGGGGAAGCTGCGCGTCGTCGACGCCGAGGGCGCGACGCCGAACGTGCCGTTCTGGGCCGGCGAGGCCCCCGCGCGAACCGAGGAACTCTCGGACGAAGTGTCCGCCCTGCGCGCCGACCTCGAACCGGTCTTCGAGGACCACGACGAGGCGGAGGTCGTCGCGTGGATCGAGACGGAGTGCGGGATCGCGACCGATGCGGCCGTCCAGATCGCGCGCTACCTCGGCGTCGCGCGCACGGCGCTCGGGGGCCTGCCCACGAAGGACCGGATCGTCCTCGAGCGCTTCTTCGACGACGCCGGCGGGATGCAGCTCGTGATCCATACGCCGCGGGGCGGGCGGCTGAATCGCGCGCTCTGTCTCGCGCTGCGCAAGAAGTTCTGCAAGAGCTTCAACTTCGAGCTGCAGGCGGCGGCGAACGACGACGCGATGGTGTTGTCCCTGGGGCCGCACCACAGCTTTCCCCTGTC encodes:
- a CDS encoding YfcE family phosphodiesterase encodes the protein MRIGVVGDTHDQLVNVGRIVDLFAEAGVERIIHTGDITQPTVLERFARLDRPLAGVFGNNDASTRPVLTEHASAFGMDLVEPPRVLEWAARRILVVHDPELHALVDPDTTEGIDLVVHGHTHRHRHEWQNDTLFFNPGECAGFLAGRNAVGMIDLASLDVELLRF
- a CDS encoding propionyl-CoA carboxylase — protein: MSWKPEVDEIEARRIAAREMGGPEAVARQHERGRLTVRERVAALVDEGSLEEQAPIAGETERDENGEPVAFHPANYLLGLAELDGRPIVVGGEDFTQRGGSPSPAGLRRSVWSETLAIDLRLPLVRFLEGGGGSVAGTGGPKRPTPSKTTSDPVFSTSRFLSIAQIMQIAPVASAAVGAVAGFPAARLAASHFSVMTKDTAQVLIGGPALVERALGETLTKDELGGAKVHGRSGVVDNVAKDEKDAIEQIRRFLSYLPTNVMQLPPVVECSDDPERREAFLLDVIPRERRQVYAMRRILKAVFDEGSVFEMTKGYGRGLITAFARLNGKPVGVFANDPHFYAGSMDAEGSLKVKRFIDLCDTFHLPVVTLVDEPGFMIGPASERSGTIRFGVELISRVVTAKIPWCTVLVRKAYGVAAAAHMGPKATVFAWPSAESGALPIEGGVAVAFRRQIAEADDPEAKRAELEAAMSKGRSPFPRAEAVGVHDLIDPRETRSRLCRWIERVWPLLSEQLPTRPPI
- the asd gene encoding archaetidylserine decarboxylase (Phosphatidylserine decarboxylase is synthesized as a single chain precursor. Generation of the pyruvoyl active site from a Ser is coupled to cleavage of a Gly-Ser bond between the larger (beta) and smaller (alpha chains). It is an integral membrane protein.), whose translation is MAELGASQNSVAGDADDEPAALSGPRFGLLAALRLLPKNAMSRLMGRFAGIAWPGPIQRAEIRLFARLAGVDLSEARDEVGDFATLQQFFTRALAAGARRIEGDDEVLVSPCDGAWGAAGRIEDGTLLQVKGRRYRVADLLGHEAWAAGYDGGCYATLYLSPRDYHRFHTPAAGRIIRLDYLPGALWPVNSIGLQGIDGLFARNERICAELSVDGSAAGPGILMIAVGATMVGSVRLSFDELRTNVPGGTPVTRRLERNPPAFARGEEWGHFEFGSTIVLLTPPGGPTIEPQPVGTPVRLGEAIGRVRPAG
- a CDS encoding EAL domain-containing protein produces the protein MSQGTFVGRQPIVDRERRVVAYELLFRSSAEANFADFDEVGRAAVRVMVNTFAALGMEAVLGHARGFFNVNHEVLLSESLEALPRDRVVLEVLEDVEPTDEVRARCRELHEAGFTIALDDWVVDDPRESLLPWASVVKVDLPAIPPKALRKLTRSLRERDVQLLAEKVETAEEFEACHKLGFDLFQGFFFARPIVLEGADMDAAKTILLKLLQQISSGAETAKIVETFKQDAKLGLNLLRLVNTAGRAARVRLDTIEAAVRHLGLQQLGRWCAILLYAQGPDADLRSPLLVTAAHRGRLMELVVGHASSHHDDGIVAERAFLVGMLSLADALLGRPIESLVSELRLSDVVGRALTHHDGDLGRLLSMAIAIEAGDVAKFEPELAERDLDFDSLQAIENAAYAWVHGLTAAD